A DNA window from Bombus huntii isolate Logan2020A chromosome 10, iyBomHunt1.1, whole genome shotgun sequence contains the following coding sequences:
- the LOC126870093 gene encoding CD82 antigen-like encodes MVLSECYGFVKYALFCVNIVFSCVGLGAVVIALWMLTEQTFLTSLAEEQHNLNAGLYILFAAGFLMLIVAVLGCCGSTRESKCMLVAFFSCLLVLIVAQIAAGTWLHANSSRLEELVKSNVINTVKNKYGEDSAHTDTVDTFQSELGCCGATGPADWTGSKYATKDPSNPVSLTVSEDANNEYKVPESCCKNKSSSACKTDRKIKVAGVVKSTIYSEGCVDKLMDILNSQMDIVIGVISGVGILEFFGLTFSIMMCCTMGSSDRYKA; translated from the exons TGTGTAGGTCTAGGAGCAGTTGTTATAGCACTATGGATGTTAACAGAGCAAACGTTCCTGACGTCCCTGGCTGAGGAACAGCATAATCTCAACGCCGGCCTTTACATCCTGTTTGCAGCCGGGTTCTTGATGCTGATAGTCGCTGTACTCGGTTGCTGCGGCTCCACCCGTGAATCTAAATGTATGCTGGTCGCTTTCTTCAGCTGTCTGTTGGTGCTTATCGTCGCACAAATCGCGGCTGGAACATGGTTGCACGCCAACAGCAGTCGCCTCGAGGAACTGGTCAAGTCTAACGTGATAAATACCGTTAAG aaCAAATATGGCGAAGACTCTGCTCATACAGATACTGTGGATACTTTCCAATCAGAATTGGGATGTTGTGGAGCAACCGGTCCAGCAGATTGGACAGGTAGCAAATACGCGACCAAAGACCCCTCGAATCCTGTCAGTTTAACCGTTTCTGAGGACGCGAATAACGAGTACAAAGTACCCGAATCCTGCTGTAAAAACAAAAGCAGCAGTGCATGCAAAACAGATCGGAAAATTAAAGTGGCCGGTGTAGTTAAGTCGACAATTTACAGTGAG GGCTGCGTAGACAAGCTAATGGATATACTGAACAGCCAGATGGATATAGTGATTGGCGTGATCTCTGGTGTAGGCATTCTGGAATTTTTTGGACTGACATTTTCCATAATGATGTGCTGCACAATGGGTTCTTCTGATAGGTACAAAGCttga